In the Roseovarius indicus genome, ATGGTGCCGATGATGCCCACTTTCAAAAGGCCGTTCGAAGATGTGTCGTCTGAAGGCATCATAATTTGTTTCCTTATGTCGGGTAGATGATTTGCGTGGTGCCACCGGAGCCGGGATTGTCCCGAACAGCCAAAAGACCTGTCTCGGTGCGTTGCTCTACTCGGCCGCGACATCGGCCGGGCGGTGGATATTCTGGGCGGTGGCCTTGGTTTTGGTACTGGTCTCGTCCGGCGCATCACCGACACCTGCTGATCCGCTGCGCCTGATCTCGCGAACAACCAGCGCCGCGCCGATTGCCGTGACGACCGCGGCAATTCCGCCGAGCCCCGTCAACCACCCGCCAATCCCGCCGAGAATGGCGGCAAGGATGAGGCCCCCGCCGCCACAGCAGATCACCATGATCGGCGCGGCAATGACGAAGGCCAGAAGCCCGCCCATGTGCTTGTCATCCATGGCCCTACCCGTCCTTCCCTGCTCAGGAGTCCCCTGCCTGGAGCACCTCGGCCGGATAGCCGTTGGCCAGAACCGCCTCGATGATCATGTCGGGGTTGGCTGCCTGATCGTCGAAGGCCACGACGTAAGTGCCCGTGCCAAACTCCTCGCCTTCCTGGAAGTCAATGATTTCGACCGTGGGCACGCCGCGCATGGCCGCCGCGACGGTGAACGAACAGGTTGGGCAGGTAAGTTCGCCGACACCGACATTGATGCGCTGTTCATCAGCACTGGCGGGCATTGCGGCCAGAATTCCCAGGGTCGCGAGTGCGAGATAGAGATTTTTCATAGGTCGAGCCTTTCAGTAGGACAGGATGTAGGGTGTCAGGTAAGGGAAGATCATCGCCACGGCGACGATCGCGGTGGCAACCCAGAGAATGGATCGCATGAGTGTTCGGTTCATCGGACGCGCACAGGTGCCGTCGGCGCAGGCCTCAGCCGGGATCGGGCGATACGCCATGTAAAAGCCATAGCCGATGAAGGCGGCACTCAGCGCAAAAGTGATCCACTTGTATTGATAGAACGCACCCAACTGGGCAATGAACACGCCGGTGACGCCGAAACTCACCAGCACCAGCGGCAGGATGCAGCACGACGTCATAGCCAGCGCGCCCAGCACGCCAAGCCCGGTTGTCGCCCATGCCCTTTTGTCGGCTGCCGGGGTTTCGTCCATTGCCGTCTGGCGGCCTACGGAGGTGGTTTCAGTCATG is a window encoding:
- a CDS encoding mercuric transporter MerT family protein — its product is MTETTSVGRQTAMDETPAADKRAWATTGLGVLGALAMTSCCILPLVLVSFGVTGVFIAQLGAFYQYKWITFALSAAFIGYGFYMAYRPIPAEACADGTCARPMNRTLMRSILWVATAIVAVAMIFPYLTPYILSY